The Streptomyces sp. NBC_00440 genome contains a region encoding:
- a CDS encoding ferredoxin reductase family protein → MATTFDDTHTGTGTATADGGVRHGLRHRRARRSVLPVLAPLLIWAGAAGVLAMWWSDTNAVVGLSGWLTNAGRITGLLAGYALAVLLALMARIPALDRSIGTDRLARWHATGGRFTVSLALTHTLMIIWGYSLASHTDVVSQTSTLVLHYPDLLKGTAGFLLFVVTGILSARAARRRMSYETWHYLHFATYLAVFLTFGHQLSNGADFVANRPAQIAWYALYLGVAALLVWFRFAVPVRRGLRHRLRVTAVRPEAPGVVSVYLTGARLDELAAQPGQFLRWRFLTPGLWWTANPYSLSAPAHSGSLRITVKAAGGHSAALARLAPGTRVWAEGPYGAFTADRRTSAKVLLLGAGVGITPLRTLFETLPGRVTLVYLARRAEDLALRSELDAIAAHRHAVVHYVVDEPAHLSVPLTAEALARLVPGLAEHDVYLCGPPGMTETAVRSLREAGVPGRRIHHESFAF, encoded by the coding sequence ATGGCCACCACCTTCGACGACACCCATACCGGCACCGGCACCGCCACCGCCGACGGCGGCGTGCGCCACGGTCTGCGCCACCGGCGCGCACGGCGCAGCGTCCTCCCCGTCCTGGCGCCCCTGCTGATCTGGGCCGGAGCCGCCGGCGTGCTCGCCATGTGGTGGAGCGACACGAACGCCGTCGTCGGGCTGTCGGGGTGGCTGACCAACGCGGGCCGGATCACCGGCCTGCTCGCCGGGTACGCCCTGGCTGTCCTGCTGGCCCTGATGGCCCGGATACCCGCCCTGGACCGCAGCATCGGCACGGACAGGCTGGCCCGCTGGCACGCCACGGGCGGGCGGTTCACGGTGTCGCTCGCACTCACCCACACCCTGATGATCATCTGGGGTTACTCGCTGGCCTCCCACACGGACGTCGTGAGCCAGACGTCCACCCTGGTCCTGCACTACCCCGATCTCCTCAAGGGCACCGCCGGATTCCTGCTCTTCGTGGTGACCGGCATCCTCTCCGCCCGCGCCGCCCGGCGCAGGATGAGCTACGAGACCTGGCACTACCTCCACTTCGCCACCTATCTGGCCGTCTTCCTCACCTTCGGCCACCAGCTCTCCAACGGCGCCGACTTCGTCGCCAACCGCCCGGCACAGATCGCCTGGTACGCCCTGTACCTCGGTGTCGCCGCGCTGCTCGTCTGGTTCCGGTTCGCCGTGCCCGTACGCCGTGGGCTCCGGCACCGGCTGCGCGTCACCGCCGTGCGGCCCGAGGCGCCGGGCGTCGTCTCCGTCTACCTGACCGGTGCCCGGCTGGACGAACTCGCCGCTCAGCCAGGCCAGTTCCTCCGCTGGCGGTTCCTCACGCCGGGCCTGTGGTGGACGGCCAACCCGTACTCCCTCTCCGCACCCGCCCACTCCGGCTCGCTGCGCATCACCGTGAAGGCCGCGGGCGGACACAGCGCCGCCCTCGCGCGGCTGGCACCCGGCACCCGGGTCTGGGCGGAGGGCCCGTACGGCGCTTTCACCGCGGACCGCCGCACCAGCGCGAAGGTGCTGCTCCTGGGGGCGGGCGTGGGCATCACCCCGCTGCGGACCCTGTTCGAGACGCTGCCGGGCCGGGTGACCCTCGTCTATCTCGCCCGGCGGGCCGAGGATCTGGCCCTGCGCTCCGAGCTCGACGCGATAGCCGCGCACCGGCACGCCGTCGTCCACTACGTCGTCGACGAGCCCGCCCACCTTTCCGTCCCGCTCACCGCGGAGGCGCTGGCCCGGCTGGTCCCCGGTCTGGCCGAGCACGACGTGTATCTGTGCGGGCCGCCCGGAATGACGGAGACCGCGGTCCGGTCGCTGCGGGAAGCGGGGGTCCCGGGGCGCCGCATCCACCACGAATCGTTCGCCTTCTGA
- a CDS encoding response regulator transcription factor encodes MNSDDVPRTGPATPAGSAPHGPDQPVLRRPDGAAVRVLVVDDEPDLTDVLTGALGSEGWDVRSAADGASALAAADDFRPDAVVLDWMLPDMDGLHVLHELRARLTGVCVLFLTARDAVEDRIAGLTAGGDDYVTKPFSLEEVLARLRGLLRRAGMAAEPEGNWLTVGDLRMDEDAREVRRGHDSIDLSRTEFELLRFLLRNPRRVLSKEQILDRVWAYDFGGRAHIVELYISYLRKKIDAGRAPMIHTVRGVGYVLKPDQS; translated from the coding sequence ATGAACAGCGACGACGTCCCGCGGACCGGCCCGGCCACCCCCGCCGGGTCCGCACCGCACGGCCCCGACCAGCCGGTACTGCGGCGCCCGGACGGAGCGGCGGTCCGCGTCCTGGTCGTGGACGACGAGCCGGACCTGACCGACGTGCTGACCGGGGCCCTGGGCTCGGAGGGGTGGGACGTGCGCAGCGCCGCCGACGGCGCGTCCGCGCTCGCCGCGGCCGATGACTTCCGCCCCGACGCGGTGGTCCTCGACTGGATGCTCCCCGACATGGACGGACTGCACGTCCTGCATGAGCTGCGCGCCCGTCTCACCGGGGTCTGTGTGCTCTTCCTGACCGCACGCGACGCGGTCGAGGACCGGATCGCGGGCCTCACGGCGGGCGGCGACGACTACGTCACCAAACCGTTCAGCCTGGAAGAGGTGCTGGCCAGGCTGCGCGGGCTGCTGCGCCGCGCGGGAATGGCCGCGGAGCCCGAGGGGAACTGGCTGACGGTCGGAGACCTCAGGATGGACGAGGACGCCAGGGAGGTCAGGCGCGGCCACGACAGCATCGACCTCTCACGCACCGAGTTCGAGCTGCTGCGGTTCCTGCTGCGCAATCCGCGCAGGGTGCTGTCCAAGGAGCAGATCCTCGACCGCGTCTGGGCGTACGACTTCGGCGGCCGTGCGCACATCGTCGAGCTGTACATCAGCTATCTGCGCAAGAAGATCGACGCGGGCCGGGCCCCGATGATCCACACGGTGCGGGGAGTCGGCTACGTACTCAAGCCGGACCAGTCGTGA
- a CDS encoding sensor histidine kinase, which yields MRRLPPHTLRGQLTAGLVVLLAVACAAVGITTALALQGFLVGRLDQQLTASGGRFAASLEHEKHPDADNRPDTRGQAEGTFGARLLKGTATSAAVVHDEADRPVPLTAADRRTLAALPADGTGHSIRLHTLHRYRAAATRGDDGDVLVTGLPLHPVEETVHRLEAVEAAVFVAALLATGVAGALWVRVSLRPLRRVTTRAAAVARLPLASGEVAMPEPLAVTDPRTEVGQVKTALNQMLGHIGNALAQRQAGEERLRHFAADASHELRTPVANVRGHSELALRHRGPVPPEVRHALERIHSESHRMTRLVDDLLLLARLDAGRPLEREQVDLTRLVLDATDDARAAGPGHRWLLDLPEEPVTLTGDTHRLQQAFGNLLANARTHTPPGTEVTVRLSTVEAGIELSVHDTGPGIPEELRPEVFGRFVRADHSRSRTTGSTTGSTGLGLAIVHAVVTAHGGTVDVSSSPGDTTFRVVLPTRPDTTGVTQTGPAAH from the coding sequence GTGAGACGGCTGCCCCCGCACACCCTGCGCGGCCAGCTCACCGCCGGGCTCGTCGTCCTGCTCGCGGTGGCCTGCGCGGCCGTCGGCATCACCACCGCCCTCGCACTGCAGGGTTTCCTCGTGGGCCGGCTCGACCAGCAGCTCACCGCGTCCGGGGGCCGGTTCGCGGCCAGCCTCGAACACGAGAAGCACCCCGACGCGGACAACCGCCCCGACACCCGGGGCCAGGCCGAGGGCACGTTCGGCGCGCGGCTGCTGAAGGGGACGGCCACCAGCGCGGCCGTGGTGCACGACGAGGCCGACCGCCCGGTCCCGCTGACCGCCGCCGACCGCCGTACGCTCGCGGCCCTGCCCGCCGACGGCACCGGCCACAGCATCCGTCTGCACACCCTCCACCGCTACCGGGCCGCCGCCACCCGCGGCGACGACGGGGACGTCCTGGTCACCGGGCTGCCGCTGCACCCCGTCGAGGAGACGGTCCACCGGCTCGAAGCCGTGGAGGCCGCCGTGTTCGTGGCCGCCCTGCTGGCGACGGGCGTGGCGGGCGCCCTGTGGGTGCGGGTCTCGCTGCGCCCCCTGCGCCGGGTGACCACCCGCGCCGCCGCGGTCGCCCGGCTGCCGCTCGCCAGCGGCGAGGTGGCCATGCCCGAGCCGCTGGCCGTCACCGATCCGCGTACCGAGGTCGGCCAGGTCAAGACCGCGCTCAACCAGATGCTCGGGCACATCGGGAACGCGCTCGCCCAGCGCCAGGCGGGCGAGGAACGGCTGCGGCACTTCGCGGCGGACGCGAGCCACGAACTGCGCACCCCGGTCGCCAACGTACGCGGCCACTCCGAACTCGCCCTCCGGCACCGGGGCCCCGTACCCCCCGAGGTGCGGCACGCACTGGAGCGCATCCACTCCGAGTCCCACCGGATGACCCGCCTCGTCGACGACCTGCTGCTCCTCGCCCGGCTGGACGCGGGCCGCCCGCTGGAGCGCGAACAGGTCGATCTCACCCGGCTGGTACTCGACGCGACGGACGACGCACGGGCCGCGGGCCCCGGCCACCGCTGGCTGCTCGACCTGCCGGAGGAGCCCGTCACGCTCACCGGCGACACCCACCGGCTCCAGCAGGCGTTCGGCAACCTCCTGGCCAACGCGCGCACGCACACCCCGCCGGGCACCGAGGTGACCGTACGGCTCAGCACGGTGGAGGCGGGCATCGAGCTGAGCGTGCACGACACCGGCCCGGGCATTCCCGAAGAGCTCAGGCCCGAGGTGTTCGGCCGCTTCGTCCGCGCCGACCACAGCCGCTCCCGCACGACGGGAAGCACGACCGGCAGCACCGGCCTCGGCCTGGCCATCGTCCATGCGGTGGTCACCGCACACGGCGGCACGGTCGACGTCAGCAGCAGCCCCGGTGACACCACGTTCCGGGTGGTCCTGCCCACCCGGCCCGACACCACCGGAGTCACGCAGACTGGTCCCGCAGCGCATTGA
- a CDS encoding flavoprotein: MREQPAQPGGTPPPDGTQQPDRPKRPFLYVVVCASGIAGGVGRLITAAQERGWDVGVVATPQGLGFIDADAVVAQTGYPIRSAWRAPGDPRPLPPADAVAVAPATFNTINKWAAGISDTLALGILCEAYGAGIPTVVLPCLNAAQAAHPAYRRSVDALRDMGVLFSAYDPGPPGATKATSGFRWTEALELLGGP, from the coding sequence ATGAGAGAACAGCCCGCACAGCCCGGCGGGACGCCCCCGCCCGACGGGACGCAACAGCCCGACCGGCCGAAGAGGCCCTTCCTGTACGTGGTGGTCTGCGCGTCCGGCATCGCGGGCGGGGTGGGCCGACTGATCACGGCCGCGCAGGAGCGGGGTTGGGACGTCGGCGTCGTCGCCACCCCGCAGGGGCTCGGCTTCATCGACGCGGACGCGGTGGTGGCACAGACCGGCTACCCGATCAGGTCCGCCTGGCGCGCTCCCGGCGACCCGCGCCCGCTGCCGCCGGCGGACGCCGTCGCGGTGGCGCCCGCCACGTTCAACACGATCAACAAATGGGCGGCCGGTATCTCGGACACCCTGGCGCTCGGCATCCTCTGCGAGGCCTACGGCGCGGGCATCCCCACCGTCGTACTGCCCTGCCTGAACGCGGCCCAGGCCGCCCACCCCGCGTACCGCCGGAGCGTCGACGCACTGCGTGACATGGGCGTCCTGTTCAGTGCGTACGATCCGGGTCCGCCCGGGGCCACGAAAGCCACCTCCGGGTTCCGCTGGACCGAGGCCCTGGAGCTGCTCGGCGGTCCCTGA
- a CDS encoding ATP-binding protein — protein MGGWHVRDFTPDDLEAVVRLDGDSTTSDQQPVFRLSETVAALQAQNPSVVAVADGHLVGAAVGRVDGDRAWVLRIALHPGWRNLGLGTALLTALEQRLQAAGSRIIAAVLPDEETGATALGNSGFRPHRGLTYFEKVRSATAQGSAALSSLGATTPATGLWEQLTGMVDEKRLIERRLVLPLANPDVAEQHGVEPPQAVVLFGPPGTGKSTFAKAVAGRLGWPFVELFPSRLALEDGLANGLGRRFDEIGRLDHALVFIDEVEEVASARNRADPAAIGVVNELLKAIVRFRRREGRLLICATNAVAALDPAFLRHGRFDYVLPVGPPDHEARKALWAGYTAKAGGETDMSVLADASDGFTPADIKQAARTVAQAVFERTLDTGERARPTTDDYLRTISRTRPTVTADMALEFADHTVRYGRT, from the coding sequence ATGGGCGGCTGGCACGTACGGGACTTCACTCCGGACGATCTGGAAGCCGTGGTGCGCCTCGACGGGGACAGCACGACCAGCGATCAGCAGCCCGTCTTCCGTCTGTCGGAGACCGTCGCCGCGCTGCAGGCGCAGAATCCCAGCGTCGTCGCGGTGGCCGACGGGCATCTCGTGGGGGCCGCCGTGGGCCGCGTGGACGGGGACCGGGCGTGGGTGCTGCGCATCGCACTGCATCCGGGCTGGCGCAATCTGGGGCTCGGCACCGCGCTGCTCACCGCCCTGGAGCAGCGGTTGCAGGCTGCCGGATCCAGGATCATCGCAGCGGTGCTGCCCGATGAGGAGACCGGTGCCACGGCGCTCGGCAACTCGGGGTTCCGCCCGCACCGCGGGCTGACGTACTTCGAGAAGGTGCGCTCGGCGACGGCGCAGGGCTCCGCTGCCCTGTCCTCGCTCGGCGCGACGACTCCCGCGACCGGGCTGTGGGAACAGCTCACGGGCATGGTGGACGAGAAACGGCTCATCGAGCGCCGGCTGGTGCTCCCGCTGGCCAACCCCGACGTGGCCGAGCAGCACGGCGTCGAACCCCCGCAGGCCGTTGTGCTGTTCGGGCCGCCGGGCACCGGAAAGAGCACCTTCGCCAAGGCCGTGGCGGGCCGGCTCGGCTGGCCGTTCGTGGAGCTCTTTCCCTCCCGGCTCGCGCTGGAGGACGGGCTGGCGAACGGGCTGGGCCGCCGCTTCGACGAGATCGGCCGGCTCGACCATGCGCTGGTCTTCATCGACGAGGTGGAGGAGGTCGCCAGTGCGCGCAATCGCGCCGACCCCGCAGCGATCGGCGTCGTCAACGAACTCCTCAAGGCGATCGTGCGCTTCCGCCGGCGCGAGGGCAGGCTGCTCATCTGCGCCACCAACGCCGTCGCCGCTCTCGATCCGGCGTTCCTGCGCCATGGGCGGTTCGATTACGTCCTGCCCGTCGGACCGCCCGACCATGAGGCCCGCAAGGCGCTGTGGGCCGGGTACACCGCCAAGGCCGGGGGCGAGACCGACATGTCCGTGCTGGCCGACGCCAGCGACGGATTCACTCCGGCCGACATCAAGCAGGCCGCCCGTACGGTCGCCCAGGCCGTCTTCGAGCGCACCCTCGACACCGGAGAGAGGGCCCGGCCCACCACCGACGACTACCTCCGCACCATCAGCCGCACCCGGCCCACCGTCACTGCGGACATGGCCCTGGAGTTCGCCGACCACACCGTCCGTTACGGCCGCACCTGA
- a CDS encoding lipid II:glycine glycyltransferase FemX, which yields MSLRLKSITREEHLAFIRARPSASHMQVPSWGDVKPDWRAESLGWFETDGWTDERADDGTDERADSRLVGVGLVLFRPLPRLRRYLAYLPEGPVIDWHAADLERWLKPMLSHLKRQGAFSVKMGPPVVARLWDTDAVKAAIADPAAGRLRDAAPTWHDPRALDVADRLRGMGWQQTEPGGEDGFAAGQPRYVFQVPFAGRSLDEVHKGLNQQWRRNIKKAEKAGVTVVRGEYADLSAFYDLYVETAARDRFIPRPLAYFQRMWTVLTAEDPDRMRLYLAHHEGEVLAAATMLTVGEHVWYSYGASTGRKREVQPNNAIQWRMMSDAHALGAGVYDLRGITDTLEESNHLLGLLRFKVGTGGHAAEYLGEWDFPLNRFLHKALDLYMSRR from the coding sequence ATGAGCCTTCGGCTGAAGAGCATCACCCGCGAAGAACACCTGGCTTTCATCAGGGCCCGGCCTTCTGCGAGCCATATGCAGGTGCCGTCGTGGGGGGACGTGAAGCCGGACTGGCGGGCGGAGAGCCTGGGTTGGTTCGAGACGGACGGCTGGACGGACGAGCGGGCGGACGACGGGACGGACGAGCGGGCGGACAGCCGGCTCGTCGGAGTGGGGCTGGTGCTGTTCAGACCGCTGCCCAGACTCAGGCGCTACCTCGCCTATCTGCCCGAGGGCCCGGTCATCGACTGGCACGCGGCCGATCTGGAGCGGTGGCTGAAGCCGATGCTGTCGCATCTGAAGCGGCAGGGGGCGTTCTCGGTGAAGATGGGGCCGCCCGTGGTCGCCCGGCTCTGGGACACCGATGCGGTCAAGGCCGCCATCGCCGATCCGGCGGCCGGGCGGCTGCGGGACGCCGCCCCGACCTGGCACGATCCCCGGGCCCTCGACGTCGCCGACCGGCTGCGCGGGATGGGGTGGCAGCAGACCGAGCCGGGCGGCGAGGACGGTTTCGCGGCGGGCCAGCCGCGCTACGTGTTCCAGGTGCCTTTCGCGGGGCGCTCGCTGGACGAGGTGCACAAGGGCCTCAACCAGCAGTGGCGGCGCAACATCAAGAAGGCCGAGAAGGCCGGAGTCACGGTCGTACGGGGTGAGTACGCAGACCTGTCCGCCTTCTACGACCTCTACGTCGAGACGGCCGCCCGGGACCGGTTCATCCCCCGTCCGCTCGCGTACTTCCAGCGGATGTGGACCGTACTGACCGCCGAGGACCCCGACCGGATGCGGCTCTACCTGGCCCACCACGAGGGTGAAGTCCTCGCGGCCGCCACGATGCTGACGGTCGGCGAGCACGTCTGGTACTCCTACGGCGCGTCCACCGGCAGAAAGCGCGAAGTCCAGCCGAACAACGCCATCCAGTGGCGCATGATGTCCGACGCACACGCACTCGGTGCCGGCGTCTACGACCTGCGGGGCATCACCGACACCCTGGAGGAGAGCAACCACCTGCTCGGCCTGCTCCGCTTCAAGGTCGGCACCGGCGGTCACGCTGCCGAGTACCTGGGCGAGTGGGACTTCCCCCTCAACCGCTTCCTGCACAAGGCCCTCGACCTGTACATGTCCCGGCGCTGA
- a CDS encoding uracil-xanthine permease family protein: protein MTTAGLPPGRLDAVDERLPLRRLAPLSAQHVLAMVASPVSTVFLTGQALGLGPGRTASLLSATLVLCGAGTLLQSLGVWKAGARLPFVMLPGGAATALFLQTAKDHGPATATGAVLLAAALLGAVLPFYARIVRLFPPLVMGVTVLLIGIGMIRVGAQLITGLPGTAGYAAPSAVVLAAATIGCTLLLLLLLRGVWRQTAVLLGMGAGTVIAVTTGLGHFAPPGGGGGGLSLPRLLPYGAPHFDVVAALPLLVFSLTTLAEITGQTVLNSETVGRVSDPGRDVPRVASTDALVSLLGGLFGTSLLVTSSENIGIVRLTGVRSRFVTAGAGALLVVVGLFAPLSRLPAGIPAPVVGGSSLVIYGIIAAMGIAMLGRTAPGATADSTVIALSLTAGLLPVVAPDIYQGFPGWARTILGSGVVAGTLTAVLLHPLFRRFAAREGGTGERVRGPDADPGPALRRGAR, encoded by the coding sequence GTGACGACCGCCGGTCTCCCGCCCGGCCGCCTCGACGCCGTCGACGAACGGCTGCCGCTGCGCCGGCTGGCCCCGCTGTCCGCGCAGCACGTCCTGGCCATGGTGGCCTCGCCCGTGTCGACGGTGTTCCTGACCGGCCAGGCCCTCGGCCTCGGCCCCGGGCGCACCGCGTCCCTGCTCAGCGCCACTCTCGTGCTGTGCGGCGCGGGGACCCTTCTGCAGTCGCTCGGGGTGTGGAAGGCCGGGGCGCGGCTGCCGTTCGTGATGCTGCCCGGCGGGGCGGCGACGGCGCTGTTCCTCCAGACCGCCAAGGACCACGGCCCGGCCACCGCGACCGGGGCGGTCCTCCTCGCGGCTGCGCTGCTGGGTGCCGTGCTGCCGTTCTACGCCAGGATCGTGCGCCTCTTCCCGCCGCTGGTCATGGGCGTCACCGTGCTACTGATCGGCATCGGCATGATCAGGGTCGGCGCCCAGCTGATCACCGGCCTGCCCGGGACCGCCGGGTACGCCGCACCGTCGGCGGTCGTACTGGCCGCCGCGACGATCGGCTGCACACTGCTGCTCCTGCTGCTGCTCCGCGGGGTCTGGCGGCAGACCGCGGTGCTGCTCGGGATGGGGGCCGGCACCGTCATCGCCGTCACGACCGGCCTGGGCCACTTCGCACCCCCCGGCGGAGGCGGCGGCGGTCTGTCCCTCCCGCGCCTCCTTCCGTACGGAGCACCGCACTTCGACGTGGTGGCCGCGCTGCCGCTGCTCGTCTTCAGCCTCACGACCCTCGCGGAGATCACCGGCCAGACCGTCCTGAACAGCGAGACGGTGGGCCGGGTCTCCGACCCAGGACGCGATGTACCGCGCGTCGCATCGACCGATGCGCTGGTCTCGCTCCTCGGCGGGCTGTTCGGTACGTCGCTGCTGGTGACCAGCTCGGAGAACATCGGAATCGTCCGGCTGACCGGAGTCCGCAGCCGCTTCGTCACGGCGGGGGCGGGTGCCCTGCTCGTCGTGGTCGGCCTGTTCGCGCCTCTGTCGCGGCTGCCGGCCGGGATACCGGCGCCGGTCGTCGGGGGATCATCGCTGGTGATCTACGGGATCATCGCGGCGATGGGCATCGCCATGCTGGGACGCACGGCCCCCGGCGCGACGGCCGACTCCACGGTGATCGCCCTGTCCCTCACCGCTGGCCTGCTGCCGGTGGTCGCACCGGACATCTACCAGGGCTTCCCCGGCTGGGCCCGGACGATCCTGGGCAGCGGCGTGGTGGCGGGCACACTCACCGCCGTACTGCTCCACCCGCTCTTCCGGCGCTTCGCCGCACGGGAGGGCGGTACGGGGGAACGGGTACGGGGGCCGGACGCTGATCCGGGCCCGGCCCTGCGGCGTGGCGCCCGCTGA
- a CDS encoding aryl-sulfate sulfotransferase: MSTARTRTSPVDQNTRRRRGTGLIALDPDASAGGYTLFAPLTGTGEVYLIDLHGTVVHEWKLPYRPGRHARVLANGNLAYNGVLPGEPALFPMWHKYRGGVMLEAAPDGTVLREYRDPLQHHDAHHIGDGRILYTALEPLRGADADAVRGGVPGSEAADGTVWADTIREVGADGSVRWSWRASEHLDREEYPLHPDYAREHWPLINSVAPLADGTILASLRSVSAVVVISRETGEILWRTAPGTVSQQHAPTELAGGGLLVFDNGVFRPGSDVPYSRVIEIERSSGKIVWEYHDPARESFFAPFMGSAQRLAGGNTLVTDSPSGRLFEVTPDGYLCWEYVVPYFGGYRESEVRGLFPSEPNAVFRAYRYSADELPWLDAGATP, encoded by the coding sequence ATGTCAACGGCTCGTACGCGTACGTCACCGGTCGACCAGAACACCCGCCGCCGCCGCGGCACCGGCCTGATCGCTCTCGACCCCGACGCCTCCGCGGGCGGCTACACCCTCTTCGCCCCGCTCACCGGCACCGGCGAGGTGTACCTGATCGACCTGCACGGCACGGTCGTCCACGAGTGGAAGCTGCCCTACCGGCCCGGCCGGCACGCGCGCGTCCTGGCCAACGGGAACCTCGCCTACAACGGCGTGCTCCCCGGCGAGCCGGCGCTCTTCCCCATGTGGCACAAGTACCGGGGCGGCGTGATGCTCGAAGCCGCCCCGGACGGCACCGTGCTGCGCGAGTACCGGGACCCGCTCCAGCACCACGACGCCCACCACATCGGCGACGGCCGCATCCTCTACACCGCGCTCGAACCCCTGCGGGGCGCGGACGCGGACGCCGTACGGGGCGGAGTGCCCGGTTCGGAGGCGGCCGACGGCACGGTCTGGGCGGACACGATCCGGGAAGTCGGCGCGGACGGCTCCGTACGCTGGTCGTGGCGGGCCTCCGAGCACCTCGACCGCGAGGAGTACCCGCTGCACCCCGACTACGCGCGCGAGCACTGGCCCCTGATCAACAGCGTCGCCCCGCTCGCCGACGGCACCATCCTGGCCAGTCTGCGCAGCGTCTCGGCCGTCGTCGTCATCAGCCGCGAGACCGGCGAGATCCTGTGGCGGACCGCCCCCGGCACCGTCTCGCAGCAGCACGCGCCCACCGAGCTGGCCGGCGGCGGTCTGCTGGTGTTCGACAACGGAGTCTTCCGGCCCGGATCGGACGTGCCGTACTCCCGTGTCATCGAGATCGAGCGGTCGTCGGGAAAGATCGTGTGGGAGTACCACGACCCGGCCCGGGAGTCGTTCTTCGCGCCGTTCATGGGCAGTGCGCAGCGCCTCGCGGGCGGCAACACCCTGGTCACGGACTCCCCTTCGGGCCGGCTCTTCGAGGTGACGCCCGACGGATACCTGTGCTGGGAGTACGTCGTCCCGTACTTCGGCGGATACCGGGAGTCCGAGGTGCGCGGCCTGTTCCCGTCCGAGCCCAACGCCGTCTTCCGCGCGTACCGTTACTCCGCCGACGAGCTGCCCTGGCTGGACGCGGGGGCCACCCCGTGA
- a CDS encoding helix-turn-helix domain-containing protein translates to MTAESPALRIGPGIRRRRRALDLTLAEVAALSGLSSPFLSQIENNRARPSMRSLQLIADALETTAVQLLSAADSPRRVDVVRADADPGLDATARVRPLVRGHQQMHALEFTGDHDESREFEHRNDELMYVADGTAEVEAEGRTYQLGRGDTLFLTGGVRHRWRAREEGTRVLLVAVADHVGTGPTPPGPRT, encoded by the coding sequence GTGACAGCCGAATCGCCCGCCCTCCGGATCGGACCGGGCATCCGCAGGCGGCGCAGGGCTCTGGACCTCACGCTCGCCGAGGTCGCCGCTCTCAGCGGTCTGTCGTCGCCTTTCCTCAGCCAGATCGAGAACAACCGGGCCCGCCCCAGCATGCGTTCGCTGCAACTCATCGCGGACGCGCTGGAGACGACTGCCGTACAGCTCCTGTCGGCCGCCGACTCCCCGCGCCGGGTGGACGTCGTACGGGCCGACGCAGACCCCGGCCTCGACGCGACGGCGCGCGTCCGCCCGCTGGTGCGCGGCCACCAGCAGATGCACGCACTGGAGTTCACCGGTGACCACGACGAGAGCCGCGAATTCGAGCACCGCAACGACGAGTTGATGTACGTCGCCGACGGCACGGCCGAAGTCGAGGCCGAAGGCCGTACGTACCAACTGGGCCGGGGCGACACGCTCTTCCTCACCGGCGGAGTGCGGCACCGCTGGCGGGCACGGGAGGAGGGCACGCGGGTGCTGCTCGTGGCCGTGGCCGACCACGTCGGGACCGGGCCTACGCCTCCCGGCCCACGGACGTGA